Genomic window (Candidatus Megaera polyxenophila):
TTTGCTAACTCAATATATTTTCTTATTGTATCCCTGGATAGATCAAATGATCTAGCTATCTGTCTTTGGCTATTACCTTTGATGTGCTGGTACAGCACTTCTCTAATTGTTGACATACTATATTTCCTCATTCAATTTAATTTAAACTCTAATTTAATTAACAATAAGTTATTAAATTAGCATTGTTTTCTTCTTTTGAAAGTGGACTTCTCACCTGGCGCAGGGGTGGACTAGTATGCTTGGCGCAGTTCCTTTTTTAGTGGCCTAAAATACCTGGCGCACAACAGTATCATAATGCAGCAGGTTTACCATTCCTATACCAGGAATAACATCATGTACAGCGCCAGAATATTGATAATGCACAAGCTCGATCTTTTTGCTATATTGCTTCGATATCAAAGTATCATCACCTACCAATAAACAAGGAGAGTCCTGATCAATATATTTCGATACCTCTTTATAAATCTCACTAGGGCGGAAATTCTGGCTATTTAACCACCGACTTGCACTATCATGGGATAGCTTAACAGGACTTACTTCCGATAAAGCTTTGCCGCTATATCTTATGCTACTTGCTTGTAAAAATGATTTGTATAAGTCCTTGTTACACTTTGATTTTCCCATTCCTTACTAAAAATATTTTTTCTCTAATTTAACATATTTTCTCCCAAGTGCGAAACTCCTGTATCTTAAATGTTAATTAATAGTTGCGATGCAATAAAAAATTATTTAAGATTCTAAAAAAGCACCTAATTATAAGCATCCGGCAATGAAGAAACCAGCAATAGTTAGCTTAAGTTCAGCACAGCGACAAGAAGTTGTAAATACCCTAGATGAGATACTAAAAGAAAATAATTATCGTTACAAAGATTTAGTATAAGGTGGCCCAATTTGTCTAGACTAAAAATCAGAAATTATGAGATATAATTTGCGTTATAATTTTAGCCAATAATTTTTGTTAAATACACCTGTTCTGGAGTTAAATATTCCAAGGATTGGTGCATCCTTTTACTATTATAAAAAGTTATGTAATCTGTTATAGCATTTTTTACCTCCTTGACAGTATTTAAAATTATCAAATATATTTTTTCTTGTTTTAATGAACGCCAAAATCTTTCAATAAATACATTATCTAAAGCCCTACCTTTACCGTCCATGCTAATCTTGATTTCACGTTTAACAAGTTCGTGGATGAAATTTTTTGACGTAAATTGAGAACCTTGATCGGTATTAAAAACCTCAGGTTGACCGTGCTTTTCTAGGGCTTCTTCTAGTGCGTCGATGCAAAAATCACTTTCTAAGCTAATTGAAACCTTCCAGCTCAGAATATAACGGCTAAACCAATCAATAATGGCTACTAGATATACAAATCCTTGTGCCATTCTAATATAAGTTATATCGGTGCTCCATACCTGATTTGTCTTAGTAATTTCAACGCCTTTTAAAAGATAAGGATATACCTTATGAGCTTGGTTGCGCTTGCTTAAATTCATTTTAGGATAAATGGCTTCTATTGCCATTATTCCGTAATAACGACTTACCGCTTTGCGACCGATAACAATTCCAAACGGTACAAGATGCCTGGACATTCTTCTGGCCCCGAAATACGGATGCTCTGTGTAGATTTCATCAATTACTTTCATTATTTCTAAGTCTCTTGTAGTTATTCCTTTTGCCTTGTAATAATAAGTAGATTTATTAATTAAAAGTAGATCGCATTGCCTAGCAATGCTTAGATTTCTACAATTATTATCAATCATACTTTTCCTAGTTTCCAAGTCCAAACAATGTAGATTTTTTTTTCAGCCAGTCACGCTCAACGCTTAACTGTCCTATTTGTTCATATAATTGTTTTATCAAATCTTGATTGTCTGGATCTTTTGTTGCCGGCTTAACTTGAAAACCACTAACTAAATTTTCTATACCTCTTTTTTTCCATGCTTGTATTTGAGTTGCATGAACCCCGTACTTACTGCTTATTTGTGCTATTGTCATTTCAGCTTTTATTGCTTCTATAACAATTTTTGTTTTTTCCGTCGCACTATATTGCTTCGCTTTTTTAGACATATAATTTCCATTCCCTTGTTGTGAAATTATATCTCATTTTGCATTTTTAGCAGTCCAGTTTTTGGGTACCATTATAGTATTAGAGACGTTAGACTTTGTTAAAGTCCTAATGGAAGAGTTAAAGTCTGGAAAAATTAGTACCAATCAATTAAAACAGATATTATTGAGCCTGGATCAGGAGGCGCTAAAAAAGCTGTCGGAGATTCATTAGAACCGCAAAATGAATCTCATGGTAATGGTGCTTGCGGTAACGGTAGTAATACTGATTCAGATTCTAAAGTAATAGATATTGCATCACATCAAAGAAAGAGAGCAAGTAGGACTGGTAAAGGCCGATATGGTTTTGATAATTATCCGGATGACCCTATTAATAATATAGAGATTGAAGGTATAGGAGTTGGCGATATATGCGGATCTTGTCATAAAGGAAAGCTTTACGATGGTCAGGCACGTAAGTTATTACAATTCAGCGGTAATTCTCCGGTAAATGTCGAACGATACCAGAAGTCAGTATTACGCTGCAATACTTGTGGTTTAGAGTTTATGAATCATCAATCATTAGATAAATGGACTCATAGTGCAAGAAGTTCAATTATACTGCAGAGAGTTTATGGGATGCCCTTTCATAGATTATCAAAATTACAGTCCCTATATAATGCACCTATAGCTGAAAGTACATTATGGATTCAATGTTTAGGAGTATGGGAAGATTGTGGTTATGCTATATATCAGCAGTTATTGGCAGCAGCGAGTGAGAGCAAGATCTTTTATTCAGATGATACCGGGGCAAAAATTCTTGAAGTGATGAAGACTAATAAAACCTTGCCTGAGAAACAGCAGCGCAGTTGTAATACAACTACCATATGTACTAGAACGGCTAGAGGTAAGAATATCATATTATACATGACTGATAATAAGCACTGTGGAGAGAATTTTGTACAGATCATGACCAACAGGGGCAATAAAGATCATTATTTAAAATTAATGGTAGACGCAAGTAGTAAAAATACGCCTAAAGTTGATAAGCAAGAGCTAGATAAGTTAATAATAATAAATTGCTTATTTCATGGCCGGGAAAAATTTGCCGAGATAAAAGATTATTATCCTGAAGAATGCAAATATTTTTTGGATAAAATTAGTTCGATCTACAAAATTGACCATGAATGCCGAAATTATGATTCCAGAAAAAGGCTAAGATATCATAAGAAAAATAGCAGCAAGCATATTAAAAACATATATGATAAGATCAGGTACTTATATGATCAAAAATTAGTGGAGCCTAATAGTGCACTGGGTAAGGCAATGAATTATTGGCTAAACAATAAAACCGGACTGACACGGTTTTTAAAGGTTAAGGGAGCACCTCTAGATAATAATAAATCCGAGCGGGCTTTAAAGAGCATAATATTACAGCGCAAAAATTCTTTGTTTTTCAAGACCAGGAATAGTGCTGCAATATGGAGTGGCTTAAGTAGCATAGTAAGGACATGTGAGGCAAACGGCATAAACGGCTTTGCTTATTTTAACTGGATTCAAACGAACTGGAAGAAAGTACAAAAAGATGCAAGCAGTTACCTACCCTGGAAATACCTGGAGTATCGGAATAATACCGAGTTAGTAGCTGCTTAAAGGTATCCAGTTTTTTGCCAGTTTTGCTGATAAAGGGTCACCATTATTAATTAGAATGTGCAGGGATCGATTACAGATCTGTTGATAGGTTGAACCATTTAGAGGTTGTATTTTATATTTAAATTTACCTTGAGAAAGTCTCTTGGTACAGAGCCAGAATCCTTGACCATCGAACGATAGGACTTTAATAGTGGTTTTACTTTTATTATAAAATAGAAATAAAGCCCCACCCATAGGGTTTATAGTAAGTTTTTGGTTACAAACAGCAATAAGACCATCGATGCCTTTGCGGAAATCAATATGTATGGTTGCAACGAATATGGTTGATTGAGGCGTTAATTGGAGCATAAAAAGGTATTAATAATGCTGGTTGGATCTGAAGTGTGAATAATAAGCCTGATACCATTTGGTTTTATCATCTCGCAAGTGAAGTTTAAGGGTGGCGCAGGGTTGATTAGCTGATTCTTTTGTGGGTGGTTTGGATCAGCGAAATTGAAAGGAATAAAATTAAGTGATTCAGTTCCTGAAGTTTGCTGATTTTTGCTATCAAGTGAGAAATTTTGATCTTTTTGGATATTATAAAGAAAGGATCTACTGACACTTAAGGCGGCGGCAACTTGTGATATTGAATAGAAACTTAATAATTGCCTGGCATGATTTTTTAGATAAATGGGGATAGGAGAAAATTTACTATTTTTTTTATTATCTCGCCAGACTTGGAACTGGTTAGCAACTTCCTCTAGTGTAGTTGTAGCTGAACTCATATTAATGCACCTATATATATTTTAAAAGTACATATTATTTTAATATTTTGCCGTAGTTATGCATTTTTACTAAAGGGACACGAATTACTTTGCACCCCATCACAAATTAAACGTTGGATTATCATAATAGCTTCAAATTATATTCATCGAAAATACACCTGCACCAATCCAAGTAGCTAGAATAATGTCAATGAGCTTATTATCTATTAATGATTATTACTATAGGAAGAGACTATAGTAATAATATTGATGATACTAATTTTGTAATTTGCCAAAGCTTCATATAAACGAAACGGAATATAAGAAATTACTAAAACCACTTTTAGAGCATTTTTTGAATACTGTAGGGCTAACTTTTACTAACAATGTGTAAGAATTATTCTATACATGTATAAATAAAGGGTAACCCAAAAAGCACAACAATTAATAAACCAAATCGCACAAAATAATTGTTTATTTTAGGTCTGATTATAACTTGTTCTTGTGGTACTTTTGACAGTAAGAGAGGAGGACACAGATTTATTTTCTGTAAAAACGACTTGGATTTTAACATTAATCTCGGTAAAATTACTAAAATTCGCTTTGCTAAGGGGCATAAGATATATGGTTAGTAGCCTACTTATAAAATCCCCTCTCGTCTATAAATATATAGTTTCACTAACCAAACAGGACTGTTTTACCATGAACAATAAGGATTTTACAATACCCAAAAATATGCTTTTGAACTGGCTCTATTCAACTGAAAGAAATGTCTCACTGGATGAACTGGGAAAATGGCTTGAAAATAACACAAGCGGACAGTATAAACTTGTTAAAAATAATATAAAGACGGAAGCCGCATGAGTGAAGAATCTACATTAAGTCTTGGCGACAAGTTATCTCCTGAGGTACAAAACAAATTGCGACAATTAGCAGGGACACCCGGTACAACAAAAAGTGAATTACCTAAGGTCGATAATACTAACGTAAAAGCCGGTAATAATAATACCAACAAACCACATAAGCCAAAACTGAATCAAAACGAATCAGAAAAAAAACTCAAAGCAATTGAATTGCATAAACAACAGAAAGAGCAGGCTATTACTTTTTACAAACAGCATTTCTCTTATTTTAGTAAACTATATCCAAATTGTTTTAATGAAACACCCAAACCTCTTGCTATCGGTATTGATAAAGCAATAGTAGCGGGAGAAGCTACAAAACCGGAAGAAGAACGTATAAACCAAAAAGTAGTAAGACGTTTTCTTGCTAAGTATACTCGTAGCGTAGCATATAAAGAAGCCATGCAATCCGCAGGTAGTACTAGAATTAATTTACAAGGCGAAGAAGTTGAAAAAGTCACTCCCGAACACGCTGAAATAGCTAGAAAATCTCTTAAAGAGTGGCAAAATAAAAAAGCTGCAAGAGAAAATAATAAGCAGAAACCTTGGAAATAAGGGAAAAAGCTATCAATTCAGCTAAATACTAACGGTAAATATAAGCTAGTGGACACTGATGATCAGACTTAAAGTGTCTAAATCAGATTTGCAGAAAATTATCTCCTATTATTGATTAACAACTTATGAAAAATAATTATTATAAAACCCCTTAAACACCAATAAAATAATAGAACTTTGAAGAGTTTTATGATACAATGGGAATAGCAAATTCTAATAATAATTATGGAAAAAATATCTCCTCGCGTGGACTTGGCATTTAAGAAAATCTTCGGTGTCGAAGAGAATAAGGATTTACTTATTTCTCTTATAAATTCTATTGTCGGTAAGGAAGATCAAGTAAAAGAGGTTACTTTACTGAATCCTTATAATCCTAAAAACTTTAAACAAGATAAATTATCAATACTAGACGTTAAAGCTACCAATCAGGACGGCAAAAGATTCAATATTGAGATTCAGATCAGTGATGAAGCCGATTATGATAAAAGAGCTCTTTATTACTGGGCAAAATTATATACTGAGCAGTTGAAGGTAGCACAGGATTATTCCGCTTTATCCAAAGCCATAGGTATTCATATACTGAACTTTACTTCTATCCCGCAGGCAAAGAATTATCATAATGTTTTTCATATTACAGAAAAAGAAAACGGTTTTGCCTATTTCAAGGACTTGGAACTACATACTATAGAGCTCAATAAATTTACTAGCGATTCAAGTGAGGAATTAGCCGATATAGTTTCCAAGACCAGAAATGCCCTTGATATGTGGGTTGCTTTTTTGACAAGGCATGACTTACTGAAAGCCGACCATTTACCGAAAGAACTGGATGATGAGAATCTGAAGAAAGCACTACATGTATTGGATGTTCTGAATTTTAGCGAAGAGGAAAGAGAACTTTATGAGGACCACCTCAAATGGCTAAGAATAGAAGCTAATACGTTAAAGAAAGCTACAGAAAAAGCTTTAGCTGAAGGTATCTCCATCGGTAAACAGGAAGGTATCTCCATTGGTGAAGCTAAAGGTATTGAGAAAGGAAAAGCTGAGGGAAAAGCTGAGGGAAAAGCCGAATTAATAAAAATGATGCTTAATCAAGGTAATTCTATTGATACAATTTCTAAAATAACGGGTTTACCTGCTTCAGAAATCCAGAAACTAATTTAATTATTATCAACACATATACTATGAAATACAATAATTACAGCTTTACAAGAGAATCCACGGGCTACCATGATGAGGGTTTGCGAATTTACATGCTCTCTATTTACCGTAATATGTCTATGGCCTTAGCTATTTCGGCGTTAGTAGCATATATAGTAGGTAGTAGCGAGCAGTTGGCAATAATGATATTTTCTACTCCTCTTGTATATGCCGTGATCCTTGCACCGCTAATATACATTTTTTTCTTTAGCCGTAATTTAATGAGTATGAGCAAAGAGCAGGCAATTTTTCATCTTGGCACATTTGCAGCTCTTAACGGATTATCGCTCGGTTCTATATTTCTTGTTTATACAACGGCAAGTATTGCTAAAACATTTTTTATTACCGCCTCTACTTTTGGCGCAATGAGCATATATGGATATAGCACTAGAAAGGATTTAACCAGTTTGGGTTCATTTGCTTATATGGGATTAATAGGTCTGGTTATTGCTAGTTTGATTAATTTGTTTCTGCGTTCTCCCGCTTTAGATTTTGCCGTTTCATTTATCGGGGTTGGAATATTTACCCTATTAACCGCTTGGGATACACAGAAACTTAAATCGATATATTACGGCATGAACGGCTCTACCGCAAGAGCAGGTAACATTGCCGTATACGGTGCGCTGACTTTATATCTTGATTTTATCAATCTCTTTACAATGCTGCTGCACTTTGTAGGCGTAAGAAAAAACGATGATTAATAATAGATGCTATGAATTATAAACTCTCTAAGGTTCTAAAATTAATAGGAGACTTGAGCAAGCAAGAGCTCATGACTCTAAATCAAGCGGTAGTATCGTTAATTAAAACTAAGCAGGATGTTGATTTTGCTAAGGCGTCCGTCTCTTTTAATAAGGGAGATATAGTATCATATACGGATTCAAGCGGAATCAGGATACACGGGGTAATAACTAAAAAGAATCCTAAGACTATACAAGTTACTACCGAAAATAACTATTACGTCAATATTCCGGCTAGCTATTTAACTCTTGAAGAAAAACCTTCATCGAAATTATTAGATTTTAGGAAAAAAGTAGCACCTACACCTGAGGATATGAAAGAGATATTAGAATTTGAATTTAAGAAAAATACCCTTCACTGATTAAAAGGGATTTTGCATACGTTGTATTACGGAAATCCTTATGTCCTTTTGTATAGAAAACAAACTCCACTGGCTCTACATAGATATCAATAGCTATTTTGCTACAATAGAGCAGCAGGTTAATCCCGATTTAAGAAATAAGCCCGTTGCCGTTGTACCTATGTTGTCGGATAGTACTTGCGCTATTGCCGCAAGTTATGAAGCAAAGGTTAAAGGTATTAACACTGGTACAAAAATTTATGTAGCTAAGAAACTTTGCCCTGAACTTGTTTGTATAAAAGCTAAACACGATTTATACGTGGAATATCATCACAAAATATTTAACGAGGTAGATCGATACTTACATGTTGACCATATATTTTCTATAGATGAAGGAGCTTGTCGCTTGACGGGTAAATATTGCTTGGAAGAAGAGGCGGTAGCTATGGCAAGGATTATAAAAAGAGCTATACGCAATAACGTCGGTGATTATATTACCTCGTCCATAGGTATAGCTTCTAACCGCTATTTAGCAAAGATTGCTTCAAATATACAAAAGCCTGATGGATTATCCGTTATTAATCCATCTGAATTACCTGATAAACTATATTCATTAAAGCTCAAATCATTGCCCGGCATAGGCACAAAAACAGAAGCTCGGCTTATTAAAAACGGCATATCTTCTGTAAAACAATTATGCTACCTTGATAGAGCCAGATTGAGAGCTTTATGGGGCAATGTTTGGGGAGAAAAAGTATGGTATCTAATTAGAGGCGCCGATTTACCGCTTGAAGAAACTAAAAAAAGTACAATCGGACACAGTAAGGTTCTAGGGCCGGAAGAACAAGAGGCGCATTATGCTAGGAATATTTTAATATACCTCACGCAAAAAACGGCAAATAGGCTTAGGGACAAGGCGCTGTTTACCACGGGAATATTACTAACGGTAAATTTTAATTCAGGAAAAGTAATTAACGAAAGTAACAAGATTAAGTTATCAAATGATACTAGCGCGCTTCTTAAGCAAATACTAAAGTCTTGGGACAAGATACTCGGAAAGGTTGATAATAGAACGATTAAAGTAAAAAAAATAGGGATTAGTTTTTATAATTTGCAGAGCGAATCAAATCAGTTATCCTTTGATGATCTGCACAAACAGCGCAAAAATCAAAAAATATCGGGAGTAATAGATAGTATTAATAAAAAAATGGGTATCAATACGGTTTCAATAGGGATTAATACAAAAACATACAAATCGGAACAGATAGTTGCATTCGGTCATATTCCCAATACAGGCAATAAAGAGGCTCACCGTTAATTATAGATCACATTATAGAGTATCTTAATAGATAAAATGAGCTTTCTGTCAGAATTTTATTTACACTCTCTGGTATCAAGGTAAAATGTTTTAAGTTTTTACTAATTAAAAAAGAATATTCATGAATAAATCAGAATTCATCACCCATATCGCAGACCAGCACAAATGCACAAAAATAGAAGCTGAGAAAGTAATTGATACATTTACATCTTCAGTAATTGATGCCATAGGACAAGGCAAGGAAATATCCCTTCTTGGCTTCGGTAATTTTACTATTAGTAAAGTTGCAGCAAGAAACGGACGTAATCCTAGAACAGGTACGGCATTGAAGATTGAAGCTTATAATCAACCTAAATTCAAGGTTGGATCAAAACTAAAAGAAGCCTGCAATAAATAACATTAGGTATATTATGGAAACAGGCACTATCAAATGGTTTAATTCAACAAAAAGGATATGGTTTTATCAAAAGCTTAGATATTAATATAAGAAATTTAAAAATATTAATGTATTAATTTGACACGAGTTGCCAAATCATTCAAGGCCATGTGAACATGTTCACAAAAAGTATCTAGGACAGTATGGGGATTTTCAAACTTGTCATTTAGTAAGTTAGCAAGAAGAGCTTCTACTCCCCTTAGTAACATTTCTTGATTACGTAATGGTAGCGGTAGCTCATGAATTCCTTTAAAAAGTGTTGTAGACATTTGTTGTCCTAGGTAATTCATAGCAGTAGCTGGATCATGTGCGCTGATATCTGAAACCGAGTAAGAAATAGAGCCTTTTTCTGATTGCATTTTCGCAATAGACCTCAACCCTCCTAATTTTGAACTAGCTTCAATATCCGCATAGATCATCGTAGACACACCAGGGGAATGTAGTTCCGCAAGGTCTATAGCCGTTGATATAACGCCTTGCAGAAAAAGGGTAACAACCTGATGATAATCCATCTCATATTCCGCATCATTATCTACAAGATCTTTAAGCACAAAAAGTGCCTTGGTCATGACTGCGCTTACTTCTCCACTCGTCTTTGAATCTTTTGTCACTGCTGTCCTTTTTTTATTTTAGCTTGGATACCACATATTAACTTATTTAATAGAATTTGCACAGCAAAAATACATTAGCCTAATTTTACAAGGAACATAATGTACTATAGTTATGCATTAATTATTAATAATATTCCTAATACGCATAATAGTTTGCCGGCTTGTATTAAAATTTCTTGCTATTGCAGCTACAGTTTTTCCTTCCTCTAATTGATTTATAACTTCTTGTCTTTGCGACTCTAAAAACACTTTTGGTCGTCCAAGAGTCTTTCCTTGTGACTTAGCTCTAGTAAGCCCAGATTGTGTACGTTCAATTAACAAATTACGTTCAAACTCTGCAACAGCATTAATTACTCCCATAGTCATTTTTCCAGATGAACTGGTAAGATCGACTCCTCCAAGAGCCAAACAATGGACTTTGATTCCAGATTTCTCAAGTTTGGCTACAGTTGCACTTACATCTATAGCATCACGTCCTAGTCTATCAAGCTTGGTAACGACCAAGATATCCTTACTTTCAATTTTATCCAACAGGCGAATAAAGCCCTTACGGCGTGCGGTAGGCATGGAGCCGGATATAGTTTCTGAGATTATACGATGTGGTTCAACTTTAAATCCTGCGTCTTCTATTTCTTTTATTTGATTTTCAGAATTTTGTTCTGTTGTCGAAACTCTAACGTAAGGCAAAAGTGCGGGACATAACTCGGTATAAAATGTATTGAAAAGGCTGTACTAAATATTAGCTATGTTCTTAATTATGTCAATATAATTTTTGAACAGGTAATTCAAGCCTGTCCAAAAACGATCCTTTTTGAACAGCTATTATTATTTATAAATTCATGAGCATGCAATGGCTCAGTGAAACTTAGATTCTAGTATTTTTTCTTTAACGAATTCTCTCAGATTATCTACCGCATCAAATGAATTAAAACGCTCATCACCTTTATATCGCCTTCTTGCTACCGCCTCCTTTATTGCAGCTCTAAACCCTAGCATATCCATCATCTCCTTATGACTCATTCTTTTGTAATGAAGTGCAATTTTTTCAGCATCTGGATAATTGTCTATTTCCTGTTGCCTCAATAATAAGATTTTTTTATCAAATTCCTCCAGTTTCCTGTTCTCTATTCTCTCTTCAGAACCTTCGTCAGGATCTAAAATTTTTTTTACTACATTTATTAGCTCAGCATTATAATCAGAGATACTAATATTATTAAATAATTCATCATAATTTACATTAAACCATTGATAATACTCTTCCTCATTCCTTGCTGCCGTTGCTT
Coding sequences:
- a CDS encoding transposase, with amino-acid sequence MGKSKCNKDLYKSFLQASSIRYSGKALSEVSPVKLSHDSASRWLNSQNFRPSEIYKEVSKYIDQDSPCLLVGDDTLISKQYSKKIELVHYQYSGAVHDVIPGIGMVNLLHYDTVVRQVF
- a CDS encoding integrase, whose protein sequence is MIDNNCRNLSIARQCDLLLINKSTYYYKAKGITTRDLEIMKVIDEIYTEHPYFGARRMSRHLVPFGIVIGRKAVSRYYGIMAIEAIYPKMNLSKRNQAHKVYPYLLKGVEITKTNQVWSTDITYIRMAQGFVYLVAIIDWFSRYILSWKVSISLESDFCIDALEEALEKHGQPEVFNTDQGSQFTSKNFIHELVKREIKISMDGKGRALDNVFIERFWRSLKQEKIYLIILNTVKEVKNAITDYITFYNSKRMHQSLEYLTPEQVYLTKIIG
- a CDS encoding transposase, whose protein sequence is MSKKAKQYSATEKTKIVIEAIKAEMTIAQISSKYGVHATQIQAWKKRGIENLVSGFQVKPATKDPDNQDLIKQLYEQIGQLSVERDWLKKKSTLFGLGN
- a CDS encoding transposase → MNHQSLDKWTHSARSSIILQRVYGMPFHRLSKLQSLYNAPIAESTLWIQCLGVWEDCGYAIYQQLLAAASESKIFYSDDTGAKILEVMKTNKTLPEKQQRSCNTTTICTRTARGKNIILYMTDNKHCGENFVQIMTNRGNKDHYLKLMVDASSKNTPKVDKQELDKLIIINCLFHGREKFAEIKDYYPEECKYFLDKISSIYKIDHECRNYDSRKRLRYHKKNSSKHIKNIYDKIRYLYDQKLVEPNSALGKAMNYWLNNKTGLTRFLKVKGAPLDNNKSERALKSIILQRKNSLFFKTRNSAAIWSGLSSIVRTCEANGINGFAYFNWIQTNWKKVQKDASSYLPWKYLEYRNNTELVAA
- a CDS encoding transposase: MLQLTPQSTIFVATIHIDFRKGIDGLIAVCNQKLTINPMGGALFLFYNKSKTTIKVLSFDGQGFWLCTKRLSQGKFKYKIQPLNGSTYQQICNRSLHILINNGDPLSAKLAKNWIPLSSY
- a CDS encoding proP expression regulator; translated protein: MSEESTLSLGDKLSPEVQNKLRQLAGTPGTTKSELPKVDNTNVKAGNNNTNKPHKPKLNQNESEKKLKAIELHKQQKEQAITFYKQHFSYFSKLYPNCFNETPKPLAIGIDKAIVAGEATKPEEERINQKVVRRFLAKYTRSVAYKEAMQSAGSTRINLQGEEVEKVTPEHAEIARKSLKEWQNKKAARENNKQKPWK
- a CDS encoding chromosome segregation ATPase gives rise to the protein MEKISPRVDLAFKKIFGVEENKDLLISLINSIVGKEDQVKEVTLLNPYNPKNFKQDKLSILDVKATNQDGKRFNIEIQISDEADYDKRALYYWAKLYTEQLKVAQDYSALSKAIGIHILNFTSIPQAKNYHNVFHITEKENGFAYFKDLELHTIELNKFTSDSSEELADIVSKTRNALDMWVAFLTRHDLLKADHLPKELDDENLKKALHVLDVLNFSEEERELYEDHLKWLRIEANTLKKATEKALAEGISIGKQEGISIGEAKGIEKGKAEGKAEGKAELIKMMLNQGNSIDTISKITGLPASEIQKLI
- a CDS encoding membrane protein, which codes for MKYNNYSFTRESTGYHDEGLRIYMLSIYRNMSMALAISALVAYIVGSSEQLAIMIFSTPLVYAVILAPLIYIFFFSRNLMSMSKEQAIFHLGTFAALNGLSLGSIFLVYTTASIAKTFFITASTFGAMSIYGYSTRKDLTSLGSFAYMGLIGLVIASLINLFLRSPALDFAVSFIGVGIFTLLTAWDTQKLKSIYYGMNGSTARAGNIAVYGALTLYLDFINLFTMLLHFVGVRKNDD
- a CDS encoding DNA-directed DNA polymerase, encoding MSFCIENKLHWLYIDINSYFATIEQQVNPDLRNKPVAVVPMLSDSTCAIAASYEAKVKGINTGTKIYVAKKLCPELVCIKAKHDLYVEYHHKIFNEVDRYLHVDHIFSIDEGACRLTGKYCLEEEAVAMARIIKRAIRNNVGDYITSSIGIASNRYLAKIASNIQKPDGLSVINPSELPDKLYSLKLKSLPGIGTKTEARLIKNGISSVKQLCYLDRARLRALWGNVWGEKVWYLIRGADLPLEETKKSTIGHSKVLGPEEQEAHYARNILIYLTQKTANRLRDKALFTTGILLTVNFNSGKVINESNKIKLSNDTSALLKQILKSWDKILGKVDNRTIKVKKIGISFYNLQSESNQLSFDDLHKQRKNQKISGVIDSINKKMGINTVSIGINTKTYKSEQIVAFGHIPNTGNKEAHR
- a CDS encoding transcriptional regulator, giving the protein MNKSEFITHIADQHKCTKIEAEKVIDTFTSSVIDAIGQGKEISLLGFGNFTISKVAARNGRNPRTGTALKIEAYNQPKFKVGSKLKEACNK
- a CDS encoding resolvase, translating into MPYVRVSTTEQNSENQIKEIEDAGFKVEPHRIISETISGSMPTARRKGFIRLLDKIESKDILVVTKLDRLGRDAIDVSATVAKLEKSGIKVHCLALGGVDLTSSSGKMTMGVINAVAEFERNLLIERTQSGLTRAKSQGKTLGRPKVFLESQRQEVINQLEEGKTVAAIARNFNTSRQTIMRIRNIINN